The proteins below come from a single Saccharopolyspora sp. SCSIO 74807 genomic window:
- a CDS encoding GntG family PLP-dependent aldolase produces MWCDRFVTKTASIDLRSDTVTRPDEKMAKAMAAAEVGDDVLDHDPTMRALEEKSAQLLGTAAALWVPSGTMGNLIALSLHLHRGDRFLAPRGAHVLTHELGSAAWLAGGMPEPLEWNAGPGRPTADVIRAEASDGERYDALRTTLLCLENTHNGAGGAVIPPHEHAQLAAAARDCGLRVHLDGARLWNAATSLGVPPAALTVGVDTVQACLSKGLGAPVGSVVAGTSDFVREARRVRKMLGGGVRQGGVLAAAGLVALGRVEALADDHTHATRLAEGLTELGWQITTPQTNIVLAEVPDVRLTLDRLRDCGVLAVPMDGHVRFVTHRNVGKRDIEEALRRIKRSKH; encoded by the coding sequence ATGTGGTGTGATCGGTTCGTGACCAAAACGGCATCCATCGATCTGCGTTCCGACACGGTCACGCGCCCCGACGAGAAGATGGCGAAGGCGATGGCCGCCGCCGAAGTCGGGGACGACGTGCTCGACCACGACCCCACGATGCGCGCGTTGGAGGAGAAGTCCGCGCAGCTGCTCGGCACGGCCGCGGCGCTATGGGTGCCCAGCGGCACCATGGGCAACCTGATCGCGCTGTCGTTGCACCTGCACCGGGGAGATCGGTTCCTCGCGCCGCGCGGCGCGCACGTGCTCACCCACGAGCTCGGGTCCGCTGCGTGGCTCGCGGGCGGGATGCCCGAGCCGCTGGAGTGGAACGCCGGTCCGGGACGGCCCACGGCCGACGTGATCCGCGCCGAAGCGAGCGACGGGGAGCGCTACGACGCGCTGCGCACCACGCTGCTGTGCCTGGAGAACACGCACAACGGCGCAGGCGGCGCCGTGATCCCGCCGCACGAGCACGCGCAACTGGCCGCCGCGGCGCGCGACTGCGGCTTGCGGGTGCACCTGGACGGGGCGCGGTTGTGGAACGCCGCGACTTCGCTCGGCGTGCCGCCTGCGGCGCTGACCGTGGGCGTGGACACCGTGCAGGCGTGCCTGAGCAAGGGCCTCGGCGCGCCTGTCGGCTCGGTGGTGGCAGGCACCAGCGACTTCGTCCGCGAGGCGCGCCGGGTGCGCAAGATGCTCGGCGGCGGGGTGCGCCAGGGCGGGGTGCTCGCCGCGGCCGGGCTGGTCGCGCTGGGCCGGGTCGAGGCGCTGGCCGACGATCACACGCACGCGACCAGGCTCGCCGAAGGGCTGACCGAGCTGGGCTGGCAGATCACCACGCCGCAGACGAACATCGTGCTGGCCGAGGTGCCCGACGTGCGGCTCACCCTCGACCGGCTGCGCGATTGCGGGGTGCTGGCGGTGCCGATGGACGGGCACGTCCGGTTCGTCACCCACCGCAACGTCGGCAAGCGCGACATCGAGGAAGCACTCCGCCGGATCAAACGCAGCAAGCACTGA
- a CDS encoding SigE family RNA polymerase sigma factor, with translation MDQREEQEFAEYFAARREAVRRMAYMMCGDWHRADDLAQTAFISLHRHWRKVRDKGALDAYVRRTLSRAVIDESRRPWRRERFTDVLPDRPAEGAEVDDGIATRQTLVAGLRQVPAKQRAVLVLRFLEGLDVAGVAEVMKCSEGTVKSQSARGLEALRAALGGQLDDLRSTS, from the coding sequence GTGGACCAGCGCGAAGAGCAGGAGTTCGCGGAGTATTTCGCGGCCCGGCGGGAGGCGGTGCGTCGAATGGCGTACATGATGTGCGGTGACTGGCACCGCGCGGACGACCTCGCGCAGACCGCGTTCATCTCGCTGCACCGGCATTGGCGCAAGGTGCGGGACAAGGGCGCGTTGGACGCTTACGTGCGCCGGACGCTCAGCCGCGCGGTGATCGACGAATCGCGCCGCCCGTGGCGGCGGGAACGCTTCACCGATGTGCTGCCGGACCGGCCCGCCGAGGGCGCGGAGGTCGACGACGGCATCGCGACCAGGCAGACCTTGGTGGCGGGCCTGCGGCAGGTGCCTGCCAAGCAGCGCGCCGTGCTGGTGCTGCGATTCCTGGAGGGGCTCGACGTCGCCGGGGTCGCCGAGGTCATGAAGTGCAGCGAAGGCACCGTGAAGAGCCAGTCCGCGCGCGGGCTGGAGGCGCTGCGGGCCGCGCTGGGCGGACAGCTCGACGATCTGCGGTCGACGTCGTGA
- a CDS encoding TetR/AcrR family transcriptional regulator has translation MTAASTPKGERRRQALVAAASELLSEGGFEAVRHRAVADRAGLPLASTTYYFSSLDDLVAAAVEHEGRAELATGRARLAELTDEPHSTAAVIGLLLDMLLGSDSRDGGAETVLLRYERLVGSPRRPYLAPLMRELSAELHGLLAEILQRCGMPVGRDRLLELIALVDGAVVNALIESDPDPRGAAYRMLHAQLA, from the coding sequence ATGACGGCAGCCAGCACCCCGAAAGGCGAACGGCGACGGCAAGCGCTGGTCGCAGCCGCGTCCGAGCTGCTGTCCGAGGGCGGTTTCGAGGCGGTGCGGCACCGCGCCGTGGCCGACCGCGCCGGGCTGCCGCTGGCGTCCACGACGTACTACTTCTCCTCGCTGGACGACCTGGTCGCGGCCGCGGTGGAGCACGAGGGGCGTGCCGAGCTGGCCACCGGCCGCGCCCGGCTGGCCGAACTCACCGACGAGCCGCACAGCACGGCCGCCGTGATCGGATTGCTGCTGGACATGCTGCTGGGCAGCGACTCCCGCGACGGCGGGGCGGAAACGGTGCTGCTGCGCTACGAGCGGCTGGTGGGCTCGCCGCGGCGGCCGTACCTGGCGCCGCTGATGCGCGAGCTGTCGGCGGAACTGCACGGCCTGCTGGCGGAGATCCTGCAGCGCTGCGGGATGCCGGTCGGGCGGGACCGGCTGCTGGAGCTGATCGCGCTGGTCGACGGCGCCGTGGTGAACGCGCTGATCGAAAGCGATCCCGATCCGCGCGGCGCCGCCTACCGGATGCTGCACGCCCAGCTCGCGTGA
- a CDS encoding multidrug efflux SMR transporter → MAWVVLMISGVLEAGWAISLKLSDGFSKLWPSVSFLVLATASFAGLAWAMRELPAGPAYAVWTGIGAALTAAIGMVFLGDGVSVLKIVSLVLIVGGVIGLNLAGAH, encoded by the coding sequence ATGGCCTGGGTGGTCCTGATGATCTCCGGCGTGCTGGAGGCGGGCTGGGCGATCTCGCTGAAGCTCTCCGACGGGTTCAGCAAGCTGTGGCCGTCGGTGTCGTTCCTGGTGCTCGCGACGGCGAGCTTCGCCGGGCTGGCGTGGGCGATGCGCGAACTGCCCGCCGGACCGGCGTACGCGGTGTGGACCGGCATCGGGGCCGCGCTCACCGCTGCGATCGGGATGGTGTTCCTCGGCGACGGCGTGTCCGTGCTCAAGATCGTTTCGCTGGTGCTGATCGTGGGCGGTGTGATCGGGCTGAACCTCGCGGGCGCGCACTGA
- a CDS encoding ABC transporter ATP-binding protein → MRATAAAHRSEFTAMMLLFGLTTLVGLIGPQLLGHLVDSVTRGTEPWRVDVLALVFLGVLVAHALLARAARYRAAVFGEAVLAETREDVIGRALRLPLGTVEAAGTGELLSRSTSDVDRLDFTVRHAAPELTAAVLTILLTAAAMIATSPLLACGMLVAVPLLVVCCRWYFPRAGRLLPRMLDAWAGVQSSIHETVQGSRTINSLQLAGRRRAHNDRAIGRAIDLERRYRGLLSVFLPTLELSYVVPIAAILLIAGWGHAAGIVDLGTATTVVLYAAALSSPMDELFSWLEELQVGHAALRRILGVREVPAPRGPDRAAGGGSGHDLVIRDVRFAYRADRQVLHGIDLQVPAGQRMVIVGPSGAGKSTLGLLVAGVHAPGSGSVAFGDVEITTLPTERVRREVVLLTQEHHVFGCSLRDNLSLPGEFGDRELLDALATVGALEWARSLPEGLDTVLGTGGHPVPAAVAQQIALARVVLADPHTLVLDEATSLLDGDSSRDVERSLSTLLAGRTVIAIAHRLHAARNADRVAVLVDGRIVELGTHAELLAAGGSYAELHAASGAAE, encoded by the coding sequence ATGCGGGCGACGGCCGCGGCGCACCGCAGCGAGTTCACCGCGATGATGTTGCTGTTCGGCCTGACTACGCTGGTCGGGCTGATCGGGCCGCAACTGCTCGGGCACCTGGTGGACTCGGTCACCCGCGGCACCGAGCCGTGGCGGGTGGACGTGCTGGCGCTGGTGTTCCTCGGCGTCCTCGTCGCGCACGCGCTGCTGGCCCGCGCCGCCCGCTACCGCGCGGCGGTGTTCGGCGAAGCCGTGCTGGCCGAGACGCGCGAGGACGTGATCGGCCGCGCGCTGCGGCTGCCGCTGGGCACCGTGGAAGCGGCGGGTACCGGGGAGTTGCTCAGCCGTTCCACATCGGACGTGGACCGGCTGGACTTCACCGTGCGGCACGCGGCGCCGGAACTGACCGCCGCCGTGCTCACGATCCTGCTCACCGCCGCCGCGATGATCGCGACCTCGCCGCTGCTGGCCTGCGGGATGCTGGTCGCGGTGCCGCTGCTGGTGGTCTGCTGCCGCTGGTACTTCCCGCGCGCGGGCAGGTTGCTGCCGCGGATGCTGGACGCATGGGCCGGGGTGCAGTCCAGCATCCACGAAACCGTGCAGGGCTCGCGCACGATCAACTCGCTGCAGCTGGCCGGGCGGCGCCGCGCGCACAACGACCGCGCCATCGGGCGGGCGATCGATCTGGAGCGGCGGTACCGCGGGCTGCTGTCGGTCTTCTTGCCGACGCTGGAGCTGTCCTACGTCGTGCCGATCGCGGCGATCCTGCTGATCGCCGGATGGGGGCACGCGGCCGGGATCGTCGACCTCGGCACCGCGACCACCGTCGTGCTGTACGCGGCCGCGCTGTCCTCGCCGATGGACGAGCTGTTCAGCTGGCTGGAGGAATTGCAGGTGGGGCACGCGGCGCTGCGCCGGATCCTCGGCGTGCGGGAAGTGCCCGCGCCGCGCGGTCCGGACCGCGCGGCGGGCGGTGGTTCCGGCCACGACCTGGTGATTCGCGACGTGCGGTTCGCCTACCGCGCGGACCGGCAGGTGCTGCACGGCATCGACCTGCAGGTACCTGCCGGGCAGCGGATGGTGATCGTCGGCCCGTCCGGTGCGGGCAAGTCCACGCTGGGGCTGCTGGTCGCCGGTGTGCACGCGCCCGGTTCCGGATCGGTCGCCTTCGGCGACGTGGAGATCACCACGCTGCCCACCGAGCGGGTGCGGCGGGAGGTCGTGCTGCTCACCCAGGAACACCACGTGTTCGGGTGCAGCCTGCGCGACAACCTGTCGCTGCCCGGCGAGTTCGGCGACCGGGAGCTGCTGGACGCGCTGGCGACCGTCGGTGCGCTGGAGTGGGCGCGGAGCCTGCCGGAAGGGCTGGACACCGTGCTCGGCACGGGCGGTCACCCGGTGCCCGCGGCGGTGGCGCAGCAGATCGCGCTGGCGCGGGTGGTGCTGGCGGATCCGCACACGCTGGTGCTCGACGAGGCGACTTCGCTGCTGGACGGGGACAGCTCGCGGGACGTCGAACGGTCGTTGTCGACGTTGCTGGCCGGGCGCACGGTGATCGCCATCGCGCACCGGTTGCACGCCGCGCGCAACGCCGATCGGGTCGCGGTGCTGGTGGACGGGAGGATCGTCGAGCTCGGCACGCACGCCGAGCTGCTCGCGGCCGGTGGTTCCTACGCCGAGCTGCACGCCGCCTCCGGTGCTGCGGAGTGA
- a CDS encoding ABC transporter ATP-binding protein, translating into MSPDPRSPSRFLWSLLRARPGLLVFAPITGSLWLLPPAVLPLVLGRALDTGIGGGDFSALFGWIGVVLLLGVVQAIGASSLGWVDHTLWLHGAGSSERAVLHHVAGLGGALTRRVRTGEVVAVGSSDIYQVGKAFEILGRISGALVAFLVSGTALLTISPVMGVIALAGVPLATLGIGPLLRPMRHREETQRENLAGLSTLAADIVSGLRVLRGIGGESRFRARFTEASARVREAGVAAGRVSAWLAGAEILLPGLVTVLVTWVGARMALAGTISPGELVAFYGVSGFLVIPVRTATEAAGTWASAIVSAGRACALLRLRPEPAEPAEPRSLPDGPLTLLDETTGVRAEAGELTVIDALGKGEELAERLTWHTAQGRVLAGDVPLDEVGTAELRRRIVLVHNQDLLFSGPVRDELDLGGIDVPRALHAADAEDVLDALEDGVLSERARTLSGGQRQRLLLARALCADADALVLDEPTSAVDAHTEARIVRRVRELRSGRTTVVLSQSPLWRTVADRIRAVEGSSA; encoded by the coding sequence ATGAGTCCGGATCCGCGTAGCCCCTCCCGCTTCCTGTGGTCGTTGCTGCGCGCGCGGCCGGGCCTGCTGGTGTTCGCGCCGATCACCGGCTCGCTGTGGCTGCTGCCGCCCGCCGTGCTGCCGCTGGTGCTCGGCCGGGCGCTGGACACCGGCATCGGCGGCGGGGACTTCTCCGCGCTGTTCGGCTGGATCGGCGTGGTGCTGCTGCTCGGCGTGGTGCAGGCGATCGGGGCGAGCTCGCTCGGCTGGGTGGACCACACGTTGTGGCTGCACGGCGCGGGGTCCTCGGAGCGCGCGGTGCTGCACCACGTCGCCGGGCTCGGTGGCGCGCTGACCCGCAGGGTCCGCACCGGTGAGGTGGTCGCCGTCGGCTCCTCGGACATCTACCAGGTGGGCAAGGCGTTCGAGATCCTCGGCCGCATCTCCGGTGCCCTGGTGGCGTTCCTGGTTTCCGGGACGGCGTTGCTGACGATCTCGCCGGTCATGGGTGTGATCGCGTTGGCGGGAGTGCCGCTGGCGACGCTGGGCATCGGCCCGCTGCTGCGCCCGATGCGGCACCGCGAGGAAACCCAGCGGGAGAACCTCGCCGGGTTGAGCACGCTGGCCGCCGACATCGTCTCCGGCCTGCGGGTGCTGCGCGGCATCGGCGGCGAGTCCCGCTTCCGCGCGCGGTTCACCGAGGCCAGCGCCCGCGTGCGGGAAGCGGGAGTCGCCGCCGGGCGCGTCTCGGCGTGGCTTGCCGGAGCCGAGATCCTGCTGCCGGGGCTGGTCACCGTGCTGGTCACCTGGGTCGGTGCGCGGATGGCGCTGGCCGGGACGATCAGCCCGGGCGAGCTGGTGGCGTTCTACGGGGTTTCCGGTTTCCTGGTGATCCCGGTGCGCACCGCGACCGAAGCCGCAGGCACGTGGGCCTCCGCGATCGTCTCCGCCGGGCGCGCCTGCGCGCTGCTGCGGCTGCGGCCGGAACCGGCTGAGCCCGCCGAGCCGCGGTCGCTCCCGGACGGCCCGCTGACGCTGCTGGACGAGACGACCGGCGTGCGCGCCGAAGCGGGCGAGCTGACCGTCATCGACGCGCTCGGCAAGGGCGAGGAGCTGGCCGAACGCCTCACCTGGCACACCGCGCAAGGCCGGGTGCTGGCCGGTGACGTGCCCCTCGACGAGGTCGGCACCGCGGAGCTGCGCCGCCGGATCGTGCTGGTGCACAACCAGGACCTGCTGTTCTCCGGGCCGGTGCGGGACGAACTGGACCTCGGGGGGATCGACGTGCCGAGAGCGCTGCACGCCGCGGACGCCGAGGACGTGCTCGACGCGCTCGAGGACGGCGTGCTCAGCGAGCGGGCGCGCACCCTCTCGGGCGGCCAGCGCCAACGGTTGCTGCTGGCCAGAGCGCTGTGCGCGGACGCGGACGCGCTGGTGCTGGACGAACCGACCTCCGCGGTGGACGCGCACACCGAAGCGCGCATCGTGCGGCGGGTGCGGGAACTGCGCAGCGGCCGGACCACGGTGGTGCTCAGCCAAAGCCCGCTGTGGCGGACGGTGGCCGACCGGATCCGCGCCGTCGAGGGGAGTTCCGCGTGA
- the purB gene encoding adenylosuccinate lyase, giving the protein MTVKPHLPNVLAARYASPELVELWSPQHKVVLERQLWLAVLRAQADLGVEVPAGAVADYERVIEQVDLDSIAARERQTRHDVKARIEEFNALAGHEHVHKGMTSRDLTENVEQLQVRRSLEHVRDRTAAVLARLAKLAAEHGELVMAGRSHNVAAQATTLGKRFASAADELLVAFGRVEDLLARYPLRGIKGPVGTSQDMLDLLGDAEKLADLERRVADHLGFARVLTSVGQVYPRSLDFEVVTALSQLAAAPSSVAKTIRLMAGNELVTEGFQPGQVGSSAMPHKMNTRSCERVNGLAVVLRGYTSMSGELAGDQWNEGDVSCSVVRRVALPDAFFALDGLLETFLTVLDEFGAYPAVIARELDRYLPFLATTKVLMAAVRAGVGRETAHEAIKENAVAVALAMREQGIERNDLLDRLAADERLPLDKSELADLLADELSFTGAATDQVTAVVAAVDEVLARHPDAAAYTPSPIL; this is encoded by the coding sequence GTGACGGTCAAGCCCCACCTCCCGAACGTGCTCGCCGCCCGCTACGCCTCGCCGGAGCTGGTCGAGCTGTGGTCCCCGCAGCACAAGGTCGTGCTGGAGCGGCAGCTGTGGCTGGCGGTGCTGCGCGCGCAGGCCGACCTCGGCGTCGAGGTGCCCGCGGGCGCGGTCGCCGACTACGAGCGCGTCATCGAGCAGGTCGACCTGGACTCCATCGCCGCCCGCGAGCGCCAGACCAGGCACGACGTGAAGGCGCGCATCGAGGAGTTCAACGCGCTGGCCGGGCACGAGCACGTGCACAAGGGCATGACCTCGCGCGATCTCACCGAGAACGTCGAGCAGCTGCAGGTGCGCCGCAGCCTGGAGCACGTCCGGGACCGCACCGCCGCGGTGCTGGCGCGGTTGGCGAAGCTGGCCGCCGAGCACGGTGAGCTGGTGATGGCCGGGCGTTCGCACAACGTCGCCGCGCAGGCCACCACGCTCGGCAAGCGCTTCGCGAGCGCCGCGGACGAGCTGCTGGTCGCGTTCGGCCGGGTCGAGGACCTGCTGGCGCGCTACCCGCTGCGCGGGATCAAGGGGCCGGTCGGCACCTCGCAGGACATGCTGGACCTGCTCGGCGACGCCGAGAAGCTCGCCGACCTGGAGCGCCGCGTGGCCGATCACCTCGGTTTCGCCCGGGTGCTGACCAGCGTCGGCCAGGTCTACCCGCGCTCGCTGGACTTCGAGGTGGTCACGGCGCTGTCGCAGCTGGCGGCCGCGCCGTCGTCGGTGGCCAAGACGATCCGGCTGATGGCCGGGAACGAGCTGGTCACCGAGGGGTTCCAGCCCGGCCAGGTCGGTTCCAGCGCGATGCCGCACAAGATGAACACCCGCTCCTGCGAGCGCGTGAACGGGCTCGCCGTGGTGCTGCGCGGCTACACGTCGATGTCCGGGGAGCTGGCCGGGGACCAGTGGAACGAGGGCGACGTGTCCTGCTCGGTGGTGCGACGGGTCGCGCTGCCGGACGCGTTCTTCGCGTTGGACGGGCTGCTGGAGACGTTCCTGACGGTGCTCGACGAGTTCGGCGCCTACCCGGCGGTGATCGCTCGCGAGCTGGACCGATACCTGCCGTTCCTGGCCACCACGAAGGTGCTGATGGCCGCGGTGCGCGCCGGGGTCGGCCGGGAGACCGCGCACGAGGCGATCAAGGAGAACGCGGTGGCGGTGGCGCTGGCGATGCGCGAGCAGGGCATCGAGCGCAACGACCTGCTGGACCGGCTCGCCGCGGACGAGCGGCTGCCGCTGGACAAGTCGGAGCTGGCGGATCTGCTGGCGGACGAGCTCTCGTTCACCGGCGCCGCCACCGACCAGGTCACCGCGGTCGTCGCGGCCGTCGACGAAGTCCTCGCCCGCCACCCCGACGCGGCCGCCTACACCCCTTCCCCGATCCTCTGA